The following coding sequences are from one Dysgonomonadaceae bacterium PH5-43 window:
- a CDS encoding ribosome-associated protein (product_source=KO:K09710; cath_funfam=1.10.10.10; cog=COG0799; ko=KO:K09710; pfam=PF02410; superfamily=81301; tigrfam=TIGR00090): protein MDETQILVDTIIDALQDKKGKKITVIDLTKIESAICKYFIIAQGNTPTQVSALSDSVWDKVYEKIQEKPLGAVGMKEAQWIAMDYGTVMIHIFTPEVREFYNLENLWADADIKEIPDVL, encoded by the coding sequence ATGGACGAAACACAGATTTTAGTAGATACGATTATCGACGCACTACAAGATAAAAAAGGAAAAAAAATAACAGTTATAGACCTTACCAAAATAGAAAGCGCTATATGCAAATACTTTATAATAGCACAAGGAAATACACCTACACAGGTTTCTGCTTTATCGGATTCTGTATGGGATAAGGTTTATGAAAAAATACAAGAAAAGCCTTTAGGTGCCGTAGGTATGAAAGAGGCTCAATGGATAGCTATGGATTACGGTACAGTAATGATACATATTTTTACACCAGAAGTAAGAGAGTTTTATAACTTAGAAAACTTATGGGCAGACGCAGATATTAAAGAAATTCCTGATGTTTTATGA
- a CDS encoding cell division protease FtsH (product_source=KO:K03798; cath_funfam=1.10.8.60,3.40.50.300; cog=COG0465; ko=KO:K03798; pfam=PF00004,PF01434,PF06480,PF17862; smart=SM00382; superfamily=140990,52540; tigrfam=TIGR01241; transmembrane_helix_parts=Outside_1_24,TMhelix_25_44,Inside_45_146,TMhelix_147_169,Outside_170_686), whose protein sequence is MSEQKNNNNKKDNTPKNQNKNSMKFGMNWVYLIIFIMLGVIFFTNRDTSTNKEIDWTEFQQLLKKNSFTELNVNLDNYTVTAKIKPEFKKEIMGADSVESPYPMLKAQEPSVSVVIPSPDRFSDFYDKAVEQYGIDAKVKYEDGKDLLWAILLNLLPIFLLVFLWVFIMKRMSKGAGGGVFSVGKTKAQIYDKTSPDAKKVTFKDVAGLSEAKQEVEEIVDFLKKPDKYTDLGAKIPKGALLVGPPGTGKTLLAKAVAGEAEVPFFSMSGSDFVEMFVGVGASRVRDLFRQAKEKAPCIVFIDEIDAVGRARGKNPNMGSNDERENTLNQLLTEMDGFGSNSGVIILAATNRADILDKALLRAGRFDRQINVDLPELNDRKEIFIVHLRNIKIDESVDTEFLARQTPGFSGADIANVCNEAALIAARTGKETVQKEDFMNAVDRIVGGLEKKSKVTTIEERRTIALHEAGHATLSWMLEYANPLVKVTIVPRGKALGAAWYMPEERQITTYEQLQDEMCATLGGRAAEELFLGRISTGAANDLERVTKQAYAMVVYYGMSERLPNLNYYDASGQDWGFSKPYSDETALLIDEEVKRIINEQYDRAKAILIEHTEHHKALTTVLLEKEVIFADDVEKIFGKRKWLSRSQEILEQQTINNPDKAAVELIEEPEKEEEIKENPELKDEE, encoded by the coding sequence ATGAGCGAACAAAAAAACAACAATAACAAAAAAGACAATACTCCCAAAAACCAAAATAAGAACTCTATGAAGTTCGGTATGAATTGGGTATACCTAATCATATTTATTATGCTGGGAGTGATTTTCTTTACTAACAGAGACACATCTACCAATAAAGAAATAGATTGGACTGAATTTCAACAGTTATTAAAGAAAAATTCCTTTACAGAACTCAATGTTAATCTCGACAATTACACTGTTACTGCAAAGATTAAGCCCGAATTTAAGAAAGAAATAATGGGTGCCGACTCTGTTGAGTCACCCTACCCTATGCTAAAGGCACAAGAACCCTCAGTATCTGTAGTTATCCCCTCTCCCGATCGCTTTTCTGATTTTTACGACAAAGCTGTGGAACAATATGGCATAGACGCAAAAGTGAAATACGAAGACGGCAAAGATTTACTATGGGCAATACTCCTAAACTTATTACCTATATTCTTATTGGTATTTCTTTGGGTATTTATTATGAAGCGAATGTCAAAAGGTGCTGGAGGTGGAGTATTTAGTGTTGGTAAAACTAAAGCTCAGATATACGACAAAACATCTCCTGATGCTAAGAAAGTTACATTCAAAGATGTAGCAGGGTTATCTGAAGCGAAACAAGAGGTTGAGGAAATTGTTGATTTTCTTAAAAAGCCAGATAAATATACCGACTTAGGAGCTAAAATACCTAAAGGTGCATTGCTTGTAGGACCTCCGGGAACAGGGAAAACTCTTCTTGCCAAAGCTGTTGCAGGCGAAGCAGAAGTACCTTTCTTCTCAATGTCGGGTTCCGATTTTGTTGAAATGTTTGTAGGCGTAGGAGCTTCTCGCGTTAGAGACTTATTCCGTCAAGCTAAAGAAAAAGCACCTTGTATAGTATTTATAGATGAAATTGATGCTGTAGGTCGAGCTCGTGGTAAAAATCCTAATATGGGCTCTAACGACGAGAGAGAGAATACGCTTAATCAATTACTTACCGAGATGGACGGCTTTGGGTCGAATAGTGGTGTTATTATACTTGCAGCTACTAACCGTGCCGACATATTAGATAAAGCTTTGTTAAGAGCTGGACGTTTCGACAGACAAATAAATGTAGACTTACCCGAACTTAATGACAGAAAAGAAATCTTTATCGTTCATTTAAGAAATATAAAGATAGACGAATCGGTAGATACAGAATTCTTAGCTCGCCAGACTCCTGGGTTTTCTGGTGCTGATATTGCTAACGTTTGTAATGAAGCTGCATTAATAGCAGCTCGAACAGGTAAAGAAACTGTTCAAAAAGAAGACTTTATGAACGCTGTAGACCGCATAGTTGGAGGTTTAGAAAAGAAATCTAAAGTAACAACGATAGAGGAACGCCGAACTATTGCACTACACGAAGCTGGTCACGCTACTTTGAGCTGGATGCTTGAGTATGCAAATCCTTTAGTGAAAGTAACTATTGTACCAAGAGGTAAAGCTTTAGGTGCTGCTTGGTATATGCCCGAAGAAAGACAAATAACTACTTACGAGCAACTTCAAGACGAAATGTGTGCCACTTTAGGCGGACGAGCTGCCGAAGAGTTATTCTTAGGCAGAATATCAACTGGAGCTGCTAACGACTTAGAAAGAGTTACCAAGCAAGCTTACGCAATGGTAGTTTATTATGGTATGAGTGAACGTTTACCCAACTTAAACTACTACGATGCTTCGGGTCAGGACTGGGGTTTCTCCAAACCATACAGCGACGAAACAGCTCTATTGATAGATGAGGAAGTAAAACGCATCATCAACGAACAATACGATAGAGCAAAGGCTATACTTATCGAACACACCGAACATCACAAGGCATTAACAACCGTATTGTTAGAAAAAGAAGTTATATTTGCTGATGATGTAGAAAAGATTTTTGGCAAACGTAAATGGCTTTCGCGTTCGCAAGAAATTTTAGAACAACAAACTATAAACAATCCCGATAAGGCTGCTGTAGAATTAATAGAAGAACCGGAGAAAGAGGAGGAAATAAAAGAAAACCCCGAACTCAAAGATGAAGAATAA
- a CDS encoding RNA recognition motif-containing protein (product_source=COG0724; cath_funfam=3.30.70.330; cog=COG0724; pfam=PF00076; smart=SM00360; superfamily=54928) codes for MNIFIAGLSFKVNDADLATLFEEYGDLTSAKVITDRQTGRSKGYGFVEMEDNEAANKAIQELNGAEFDGRTISVSEARPREERPRRSFSNGGGGFNRNRY; via the coding sequence ATGAACATTTTTATTGCAGGCTTAAGTTTCAAAGTAAACGACGCCGATTTAGCGACTCTTTTCGAAGAGTACGGAGATTTAACTTCAGCAAAAGTTATCACTGATCGTCAAACAGGAAGATCTAAAGGTTATGGTTTTGTTGAAATGGAAGACAATGAAGCAGCTAACAAAGCTATTCAAGAATTAAACGGAGCCGAATTCGACGGCAGAACAATCTCCGTATCAGAAGCTCGTCCAAGAGAAGAAAGACCAAGACGCAGTTTTAGCAACGGCGGTGGCGGTTTTAATCGCAACAGATATTGA